ACGATGGTCAGGAGCGCGAGCAAGATACCGGTGAGCATTCCGGCGATAGAGGCCGCGCCCAGCGCGTACGAGACGTAGCCGATCGCGATCGTGATTGCGATTGCGACGACGATTCCGGCGACGTCGATGGTCGGCTCGAGTTCGTACAGGAGCCACAGCGAGAGGCCGACGGTGAGCAGGACGATCGGATCGTCATAGCTGATTAGCACGTCGCGGAGCAACGCCGCGAGGAACGTCCCGCTCACGGCCAGAAACACGACCACCGGAAACGCGCTCTCGAGCGGAGCATCGGTGGCCAGTCGAGCGCCGAGCTGTCCGGCGATGGCGGCGACTGAGCCGACTGCTCCGAACGCGATCGTCTGGAGAATGTCGGCGTCGGTTCGCGTTCGAGCGAGGGTCTCCGCCAGACTGCCGTATCCCACGAGAAAAACGACGCCGACGAAGATCGAGAGCGGGAGCGACCAGTTGACGGCGAGCAGGCCGAGTGTCGTCGCGGCGAGGATGAACGTGAGGAGCCCGAACAGGCGTCCCTCGGCGTAGTCGTCCGGAAACGCGAAGAGATCGAAGACGGGGCCGTCGGTGACGGCGACAGCCACCAGCGCGAGGACGAGAGCGATCGGGGCCGACAGCTCCGGGCCGAGAATCGGAACGGCCAGCGAGAGCGTACAGAGTGCGGCGAAGGCTCCTGCCCGTCGAACCGGTGTCGTCACGGTGTCGATTCCTTTCTGTGGGGGGTACTTGAAGGTTCGTCAACTGCCCCGGGCGTGTTGAGGCGACGCATTCGGCCGTTCGAGCGCTAAGCCGGGCCAGATCGGTTGATTGGTCGATTCGAATATCGCTCTACTATTGCCCTACTCTCGTCCCGCTCTCGTCCCACTCTTGTCCCACTCTTGTCCCACTCTTGTCCCACTTTCACCCCCACTAACGCCCCACTATCGCCCTACTACCGGTCCGTGCGACGAACGGACCCACACCGTAATCGGTATCTGCCGGCCGGGAATACGAGACGCCGTGGGCCTGTACGAACGGTATCTCGCCACACGGATCCGTCGTCACGAGGGGGAGCCGCCGGCTCACGTCGCACTCGTGATCACCGAACGAGACCTCCTCGAGCGCGACGCGTACGAGACCCTCGCGGAGTTCTTCCGCTGGGCCTTCGAGTACGCCGAACGTGTCACCGTCTACGTGAGCGTGCTCGACGCGGCGGCCGTACCGACGCTGCGACGTGAACTCGAGGAAATCGACGCCCCTCGAGCGGTAGCCGTCCGGGGACCGGACGACCGGCAATCGGCGGACACGCCCATCCAGATCGGGATCGGGCTCGGCGGCAAACACGAATTTACGAGTGCAGTCCGGACACTCGCCGAGCACGTCGAATCGGGCGACCTCGAACCGGCGATGATCGACGACGACGACGTCGAAGCACACCTGATCTTCCCGGACGAACCCGATCTCGTGATCAAGACCGGTGCCGAGCGGCTCTCGGACTTCATGATCTGGCAGTCGGTGTACTCCGAACTGTACTTCACCGACGTCAACTGGCGCAACGTTCGAAAGCGGGATTTCCTTCGGGCGGTCCGGGAGTTCTGTAACCGCTCGAGGCGCTTCGGGCAGTGATGGCCAGCCGGTTCGATCCACGTCTCTGCCGAAGCCGGACGGTGTGTTCGAGGAGGCGACACGCGGTCGTTTCCACAGAAACGGTTGGGACGCCGGCGCGAACACCCCGTTCCGGGACGGAGCCAGGACGAAGTGGTGTCACTCTCGATCATACCGAAGTATTTTGGGGCAAGGACAAAGCCCCCTCAGTTCCCAGAATTGAAACAGAGATAGCAAGTCTATCGGAAGGCCACCTCACGAATATCGAGCACCCCCGTACGACGACGTGAGTGGGCCGGGGAAGCGTGTATCCGGATCAGGTTGGCG
This region of Natronosalvus halobius genomic DNA includes:
- a CDS encoding DUF92 domain-containing protein; amino-acid sequence: MTTPVRRAGAFAALCTLSLAVPILGPELSAPIALVLALVAVAVTDGPVFDLFAFPDDYAEGRLFGLLTFILAATTLGLLAVNWSLPLSIFVGVVFLVGYGSLAETLARTRTDADILQTIAFGAVGSVAAIAGQLGARLATDAPLESAFPVVVFLAVSGTFLAALLRDVLISYDDPIVLLTVGLSLWLLYELEPTIDVAGIVVAIAITIAIGYVSYALGAASIAGMLTGILLALLTIVLGDYGWFAVLITFFGVGSLSTRFRYEQKTDRGVAEENDGARGSSNVIGNTAAALVAVVGFAASEADLLAVDPDLFLFAFAGSIATALSDTLSSEIGGVYDAPRLITTFERVEPGTDGGVTWQGELAGIVGAAAIAGMSYVAYPGVGHMGALVIGVAGFLGMTTDSVLGATLEGDLLGNQSVNFLATLAGALAGAVLYAVI
- a CDS encoding undecaprenyl diphosphate synthase family protein; amino-acid sequence: MGLYERYLATRIRRHEGEPPAHVALVITERDLLERDAYETLAEFFRWAFEYAERVTVYVSVLDAAAVPTLRRELEEIDAPRAVAVRGPDDRQSADTPIQIGIGLGGKHEFTSAVRTLAEHVESGDLEPAMIDDDDVEAHLIFPDEPDLVIKTGAERLSDFMIWQSVYSELYFTDVNWRNVRKRDFLRAVREFCNRSRRFGQ